A region of Rhodamnia argentea isolate NSW1041297 chromosome 9, ASM2092103v1, whole genome shotgun sequence DNA encodes the following proteins:
- the LOC115739769 gene encoding E3 ubiquitin-protein ligase CSU1 — protein MPQRHSKNNNDLAFFTYDEKRKLGYGTQKERLGRDSIKPFDACCLCLKPFIDPLCCQKGHVFCKECILECLLAQKKDIQRKIAAHDAQEKHEKEEEEERLMLQKARELDAFDQQNHGAVPQYTDKNHSQDKNGFHGANSVKVTSYEEEALRTMKAFWLPSATPEAPLKVEAPSTGTVCPEGKEKLKLKTLFPICFVEDTSEKKKPNSLDKTYICPSCKVTLTNTVSLAALSSCGHVFCKKCAEKFIVVDKVCLVCDKPCKERNLVKLEKGGTGFAGHGDHLQATEFKHLGSGSGLGLVRPAMKT, from the exons ATGCCTCAGAGACACTCGAAGAACAACAATGACCTCGCGTTCTTCACCTACGACGAGAAGCGGAAGCTCGGGTACGGCACCCAGAAGGAGAGGCTCGGCAGGGACTCGATCAAGCCCTTCGACGCTTGCTGCCTCTGCCTCAAGCCCTTCATAGACCCCCTGTGTTGCCAGAAGGGACACGTGTTCTGCAAGGAGTGCATCCTCGAGTGCCTCTTGGCCCAGAAGAAGGACATCCAAAG AAAAATAGCTGCTCATGATGCTCAGGAGAAGCatgagaaagaagaggaagaagagaggctAATGCTGCAGAAAGCTAGGGAACTTGATGCATTCGATCAGCAAAACCACGGTGCAGTACCTCAATACACTGATAAAAATCACAGCCAAGACAAGAATGGTTTCCATGGTGCGAACAGTGTCAAGGTTACTTCTTACGAGGAGGAAGCACTTCGAACCATGAAGGCATTTTGGCTACCCTCAGCTACTCCAGAAGCTCCTCTTAAGGTAGAGGCACCATCCACCGGCACAGTCTGCCCAGAAGGCAAGGAGAAACTAAAGCTGAAGACCCTTTTTCCTATTTGCTTCGTAGAAGACACCAGTGAGAAGAAGAAACCTAACTCCCTGGACAAGACATATATATGCCCTAGCTGCAAGGTCACATTGACCAACACTGTGTCACTAGCTGCGCTTAGCTCCTGTGGGCATGTCTTCTGCAAGAAATGCGCAGAGAAGTTTATTGTCGTCGATAAGGTTTGTCTTGTTTGCGATAAGCCATGTAAAGAGCGGAACTTAGTGAAGTTGGAAAAGGGCGGGACAGGTTTCGCTGGGCATGGGGATCATCTCCAAGCGACCGAGTTCAAACATTTGGGGAGTGGTTCAGGTTTAGGGCTGGTGAGACCTGCAATGAAGACCTGA
- the LOC115739765 gene encoding calcium-binding protein PBP1-like yields MATRDGAVVFEDFFPVMVARLGARGFMEELSKGFRLLMDKEKGVITLESLRRNAGMLGLRGMSDEDVRSMLREGDLDGDGSLSEREFCVLMFRLSPGLMKGSKEMLEEESTDSRF; encoded by the exons ATGGCAACGCGAGACGGGGCCGTGGTGTTCGAGGATTTCTTCCCGGTGATGGTGGCGAGGCTGGGGGCGCGGGGTTTCATGGAGGAGCTGAGCAAAGGGTTCCGCCTCTTGATGGACAAGGAGAAAGGGGTGATCACTCTGGAGAGCTTGAGGAGGAACGCGGGCATGCTGGGGTTGAGGGGCATGAGCGACGAGGACGTGAGATCGATGCTGAGGGAAGGCGATCTGGACGGGGATGGGAGTTTGAGCGAGAGGGAGTTTTGCGTGCTCATGTTCAGATTGAGCCCTGGCTTGATGAAGGGTTCCAAGGAAATGTTAGAGGAAGAATCCACTGATTCT CGCTTTTGA
- the LOC115739782 gene encoding calcium-binding protein PBP1-like, giving the protein MISVSLSVPSLSSSDAQLQLSFFPHLPSFLPSFFPQFLSLRPFPMASRAAHVPIYNNHFPLPIAKSRQVRTYCVAVGFAASNGGPMATRDGAVAFEDFFPVMVARLGARGFMEELSKGFRLLMDKEKGVITLESLRRNACMLGLRGMSDEDVRSMLREGHLDGDGSLTEREFCVLMFRLSPGLMKGSKEMLEEEAIDS; this is encoded by the coding sequence ATGATCTCTGTCTCTTTATCTGTACCTTCGCTGTCTTCGTCTGATGCCCAACTTCAACTTTCATTCTTCCCCCACCttccttctttccttccttccttcttccctcAGTTCCTCTCTCTAAGACCCTTTCCCATGGCCTCACGCGCAGCCCACGTCCCTATATATAATAACCATTTCCCCCTACCAATAGCCAAATCACGCCAGGTGCGTACATACTGCGTAGCTGTCGGTTTCGCGGCATCAAACGGCGGGCCGATGGCGACGCGAGATGGGGCTGTGGCGTTCGAGGACTTCTTCCCGGTGATGGTGGCGAGGCTTGGGGCGCGGGGGTTCATGGAGGAGCTGAGCAAAGGGTTCCGCCTCTTGATGGACAAGGAGAAAGGGGTGATCACTCTGGAGAGCTTGAGGAGGAACGCGTGCATGCTGGGGTTGAGGGGCATGAGCGACGAGGACGTGAGGTCGATGCTGAGGGAAGGTCATCTGGACGGGGATGGGAGTTTGACCGAGAGGGAGTTCTGCGTGCTCATGTTCAGATTGAGCCCTGGCTTGATGAAGGGTTCCAAGGAAATGTTAGAGGAGGAGGCCATTGATTCTTGA